Proteins found in one Spirochaetota bacterium genomic segment:
- the uvrA gene encoding excinuclease ABC subunit UvrA: protein MSKRSIRIKGAREHNLKNISIDIPRDQLIVITGLSGSGKSSLAFDTIYAEGQRRYVESLSAYARQFIGLMEKPDVDFIDGLSPAISIEQKTTHRNPRSTVGTVTEIYDYLRLLYARIGIPYCYKCGRKISSQSIDQIVEALLILAIGTKMQILAPVVRGRKGEHEEILSSARKNGFVRVRINGEIHNLDNGIRLNKNQKHNIEIVVDRIVLKEGIRSRLSDSIETALEITGGLVVIVTDEEERLFSTELSCPDCGVSIQELSPRMFSFNSPYGACEKCDGLGYIMRFSPDLLISDPDKSLYEGVLEVWGKTTSYWYKEQIETLERNFDFDARCPWRELPERIKEIILYGTGGENIDYDVKRHNLEYRFSRPFEGVLPNLERRYMETKSEGMREWMEGFMSQQRCNQCNGKRLRHESLAVKVTDRSIDDITSLTIKESYDFFSNIKLNKTQEKISQQVLKEIIMRIKFLKDVGIDYLTLARPAGTLSGGEAQRIRLATQIGSSLMGVIYILDEPSIGLHQRDNRRLLNTLKYLRDLGNTVIVVEHDEETIRASDYVIDLGPGAGLNGGYLVAKGTPLEIAKKEKSLTGKYLSKRLTIPIPECRRAAKGFIEIIGARENNLRGINVKFPLGIFSCITGVSGSGKSTLIIEILYKALSSLLMRTKCHPGEFERILGIEKLDKVIDIDQSPIGRTPRSNPATYTGLFTPVRELFSKLPEASIRGYKPGRFSFNVSGGRCESCQGDGMKRIEMHFLSDVYITCEVCKGKRYNHETLEVRYKGKNIHEILDMTVEEAFAFFENIPQVRLKLETLNRVGLGYIKLGQSATTLSGGEAQRVKLATELSKRATGKTLYILDEPTTGLHFADIQKLLEVLNSLVDKGNTVIVIEHNLDVIKTADWIIDLGPEGGDEGGEVIAEGTPEDIAKEKRSYTGHYIKRVLNKG, encoded by the coding sequence ATGAGTAAAAGGTCTATTCGGATAAAAGGGGCGCGAGAGCATAACCTAAAAAATATTTCAATTGATATTCCAAGAGACCAGCTAATTGTCATTACCGGCCTCTCTGGTTCAGGGAAATCCTCATTAGCCTTTGATACTATTTATGCTGAAGGCCAACGTAGATATGTTGAGTCTCTTTCAGCCTATGCAAGACAGTTTATTGGACTTATGGAAAAGCCGGATGTTGATTTTATTGACGGCTTATCACCTGCAATTTCAATTGAACAGAAAACAACTCATCGAAATCCCAGGTCAACCGTAGGGACGGTTACAGAAATCTACGATTATCTTAGGTTGTTATACGCAAGAATTGGCATACCCTATTGCTACAAATGTGGTAGGAAGATTTCATCCCAATCTATTGATCAAATTGTAGAAGCCCTTTTAATCCTTGCAATTGGTACAAAGATGCAAATATTAGCACCTGTTGTAAGGGGAAGGAAGGGAGAGCATGAGGAGATTCTCTCTTCAGCAAGGAAGAATGGCTTTGTGAGGGTGAGGATAAACGGTGAAATACACAACCTGGACAATGGGATAAGATTAAATAAGAATCAGAAGCACAATATTGAGATTGTTGTCGATAGAATAGTATTGAAAGAAGGCATAAGATCTAGACTTTCAGATTCTATTGAAACAGCATTGGAGATAACCGGCGGATTGGTTGTGATTGTTACTGATGAAGAAGAGAGACTATTTTCCACTGAACTCTCCTGTCCGGATTGTGGTGTATCCATACAAGAACTCTCCCCGAGGATGTTTTCCTTTAACAGCCCTTATGGAGCATGTGAGAAGTGTGATGGATTAGGGTATATTATGAGGTTCTCTCCTGATCTATTGATCTCTGATCCAGATAAATCATTATATGAAGGTGTGTTGGAGGTTTGGGGTAAAACAACGAGTTATTGGTATAAAGAGCAGATAGAGACATTAGAGAGAAATTTTGATTTTGACGCGCGTTGTCCATGGAGGGAACTACCCGAGAGAATAAAGGAGATAATACTTTACGGAACCGGGGGAGAAAATATAGATTATGATGTTAAGAGACATAATCTGGAGTATAGATTTTCAAGGCCCTTTGAGGGGGTGTTGCCGAATCTTGAGAGGCGATATATGGAAACCAAGTCAGAGGGGATGAGGGAATGGATGGAGGGTTTCATGTCCCAGCAGAGATGCAATCAGTGTAATGGCAAGAGGCTTAGGCATGAGTCTCTAGCTGTAAAGGTTACGGATAGATCAATTGATGATATTACCTCTCTTACCATAAAGGAAAGTTATGATTTTTTTAGTAATATTAAATTAAACAAGACTCAAGAGAAGATTTCACAGCAGGTTCTTAAAGAGATAATCATGAGGATAAAATTTCTTAAGGATGTTGGTATAGATTATTTAACACTGGCCAGACCAGCTGGCACCCTATCAGGTGGCGAGGCTCAGAGAATACGCCTTGCAACTCAGATCGGATCAAGTTTAATGGGGGTTATATATATACTCGATGAGCCTAGTATCGGACTTCATCAGAGGGATAACAGGAGATTGCTCAATACACTAAAATATTTGAGAGACCTGGGTAATACTGTCATTGTTGTGGAGCACGACGAAGAGACTATTAGAGCATCGGATTATGTTATTGATCTTGGTCCAGGAGCTGGTCTTAATGGCGGATATCTTGTAGCGAAGGGCACTCCTCTGGAGATTGCCAAGAAGGAGAAATCATTAACTGGCAAGTATCTTTCCAAAAGACTAACCATACCTATTCCTGAATGCAGGAGGGCGGCTAAGGGATTCATTGAGATCATTGGCGCAAGAGAGAATAATCTAAGAGGGATAAATGTAAAATTTCCTTTAGGGATATTCTCATGCATAACAGGGGTATCCGGATCAGGGAAATCTACCCTAATAATTGAGATCCTCTACAAGGCCCTATCCTCTCTTTTGATGAGAACGAAATGCCATCCAGGAGAGTTTGAGAGGATCCTTGGTATTGAGAAATTGGACAAGGTTATTGATATTGACCAGTCCCCAATAGGAAGAACACCGAGATCAAATCCTGCTACCTACACGGGACTTTTCACTCCAGTCAGGGAACTCTTCTCCAAACTCCCTGAAGCCAGCATTAGGGGATACAAGCCTGGAAGATTTTCTTTCAATGTGTCTGGGGGAAGATGCGAATCATGCCAAGGGGATGGCATGAAGAGGATTGAGATGCACTTTCTTTCAGATGTATATATAACCTGTGAGGTATGCAAGGGTAAAAGATATAATCACGAGACATTGGAGGTAAGATATAAGGGGAAAAATATTCATGAGATACTCGATATGACCGTTGAAGAGGCATTTGCCTTTTTTGAAAATATACCTCAGGTTCGTTTAAAGCTTGAGACATTAAATAGGGTTGGATTAGGATATATTAAACTTGGTCAATCAGCAACCACCCTTTCCGGTGGTGAGGCTCAAAGAGTAAAGCTTGCAACTGAACTCTCTAAAAGAGCCACTGGAAAGACATTATATATACTCGATGAGCCGACAACTGGCCTTCATTTTGCTGATATTCAGAAACTCTTGGAGGTCTTGAACTCCCTTGTTGACAAGGGTAACACGGTTATCGTTATTGAGCATAATCTCGATGTTATCAAGACTGCGGATTGGATTATTGATCTTGGACCTGAGGGCGGGGATGAGGGTGGTGAAGTAATTGCAGAGGGCACACCGGAAGATATAGCAAAGGAGAAGAGATCCTATACTGGACATTATATAAAAAGAGTGTTGAATAAGGGTTAA